Within the Bacillus solimangrovi genome, the region AATTTGAGTTAGGAAAAATATATAATAGTAGGTTGAACATATGAAAAGAAAACATAAACTACTTCTGCTTTTCGTAGCAGTTATTAGTATATTTGCATATTACCATTTCACTAGTCCGCAGTTTAATGAGGGAGAGCTTTATGTCGGACCAGTCACTTCCCCTACTGGAGCATACACGGCAAATTCCTATTATGAAACTTATGGTGGTGCAGCGGGTGGTGTGAACATCTGGGTAG harbors:
- a CDS encoding DUF5412 family protein, producing MKRKHKLLLLFVAVISIFAYYHFTSPQFNEGELYVGPVTSPTGAYTANSYYETYGGAAGGVNIWVEITYHHESNKTNAIYYGPGRTGFDMEWVNEHTIYIENRSGTEFSEQKTIDVRTGKEVNEQS